Proteins from one Listeria innocua genomic window:
- a CDS encoding glycosyltransferase family 2 protein: MEKPFLTVVVPCYNEEEVLSESVTQLTNIIKKLVMNDSISNNSQIMFVDDGSKDRTWELIKQYSESHEHVSGLKLSRNYGHQGALLAGLTAAHEHSDCVVSIDADLQDDVNAIIEFMEKYHEGFDVVYGVRDKRDTDTFFKRNSALTFYKIMSKLGVNMVPNHADYRLLSKRALTEFLRYKEENMFIRGIVPLLGFKSTKVYYNRNERFAGESKYPLKKMLLFAVDGITSFSVAPIRLLLVIGSITFLVGVVLGIYAIVQKIIGGVVPGWTSLIVSIWLLGGVQLIGMGVLGEYIGKIFRQVKERPRFTIEDNVFEMKCEKNKNNESLV; encoded by the coding sequence GTGGAAAAACCATTTTTAACCGTTGTGGTGCCTTGTTATAATGAAGAAGAGGTATTAAGCGAGAGCGTAACACAACTAACAAATATTATAAAAAAATTAGTGATGAATGATTCTATTAGTAACAATAGTCAAATCATGTTTGTTGATGATGGAAGTAAGGATCGAACTTGGGAACTTATAAAGCAATATTCTGAATCACATGAGCATGTATCAGGGCTAAAGTTGAGTCGTAATTATGGGCATCAAGGTGCATTATTAGCAGGATTAACAGCTGCACATGAACATTCAGACTGTGTTGTTTCTATCGACGCAGATTTACAAGATGACGTAAATGCAATTATTGAATTTATGGAAAAATATCATGAAGGTTTCGATGTGGTTTATGGTGTGAGAGATAAACGCGATACAGATACTTTTTTCAAAAGAAATTCTGCTCTAACTTTTTATAAGATTATGAGTAAGTTAGGTGTTAATATGGTTCCTAATCATGCGGACTATAGATTACTTAGCAAACGCGCATTAACAGAATTTTTACGCTATAAAGAAGAAAATATGTTTATTAGAGGTATTGTACCATTACTTGGATTTAAATCTACCAAAGTTTATTATAATAGAAATGAACGCTTTGCTGGAGAATCGAAATATCCATTAAAGAAAATGTTATTATTTGCTGTTGATGGTATTACTTCTTTTAGTGTGGCGCCAATTCGCTTATTGCTAGTGATTGGTTCTATTACTTTCTTAGTAGGTGTAGTTTTAGGTATTTATGCAATTGTTCAAAAAATAATCGGGGGCGTAGTTCCTGGTTGGACCTCTTTAATTGTTTCTATTTGGTTACTCGGCGGGGTACAATTAATTGGTATGGGCGTTTTGGGCGAATATATTGGAAAAATTTTCCGACAAGTAAAAGAACGTCCTCGTTTTACAATTGAAGATAATGTCTTTGAAATGAAATGCGAGAAAAATAAAAACAACGAGAGTTTGGTGTAA
- a CDS encoding glycosyltransferase family 39 protein → MKNKLVYTFNALFILLFGYLLCLSIFKPQTFTFEHPFVLIVLSAAALLVLIGIFQFSTRLNKKGDGFLTISLVILILAVQVYLLVSLQMNSYADAYVIKGESLKMLANGGHATGQEYFMMYPNNIFITIIRYWLYAFGGMLGVSNVFLLESVFLFLCMNITIFVLFWIIRKENGSKYANIYLIIILFCVPLLGYIWYFYTDTLVLPFASLITLFYYLYTKNNKWWYFIIIGLLFAVGYHIKPNIIILLPAMIIHQCFIRNWRKVLLNTMVLAIFFVSLNAVFTPLSNHYGFKKNLAIEFPQTHWVMMGLGEPAGRYNSEDVAFTNQYKTKEEKQEANIEKIKERLKEHGPIGLAKLYNNKMINTWTDGTRAYTWYTNSALDYPASFDYFFGDKRFFTEFAAQMFHIINLLLICLGALRFYKKRELDISFFINITLVGVWLFHLIWEANQRYILFVTPLMIVSSIYGFKFIIESLFTEKVVLKDKLKKSFLITSFLIFLLSSVFLAFGGKMIATDKQDINHYIVKQSYAHIALPVNNKQTISQEFTSDSPFNSIDIYVMKKPEASSSYRIKVINETNDTIIYNQEKKGTDFPNEAYLKLSVNDNPKGNNRYRIVISEVENSHPNQPLVLGTYFDNDLDLYPYGDLYVNDDKKEYQDIGFFVTNTTSKPLMPKYAYIMFDLCIMLVFAGTYYVFKRRR, encoded by the coding sequence GTGAAGAATAAGTTAGTTTACACTTTTAATGCTTTATTTATCCTCCTATTTGGCTACTTGCTTTGCCTAAGCATTTTCAAACCACAAACTTTTACTTTTGAACATCCTTTTGTCTTAATAGTTCTTAGCGCTGCTGCGTTATTAGTTCTTATTGGGATTTTCCAGTTTAGTACTAGATTAAATAAAAAAGGAGATGGTTTTTTAACCATCTCTTTAGTGATTTTGATATTAGCAGTCCAAGTATATCTATTAGTTTCGCTGCAAATGAATTCATATGCGGATGCCTATGTAATTAAGGGCGAGTCTTTAAAAATGCTGGCAAATGGAGGACATGCTACTGGTCAAGAATACTTTATGATGTATCCAAATAATATCTTTATAACCATTATACGATACTGGTTATATGCTTTTGGAGGAATGCTTGGAGTTTCCAATGTATTCTTACTTGAAAGTGTATTTCTATTTTTATGTATGAATATTACTATTTTTGTATTGTTTTGGATTATTCGTAAAGAAAATGGTAGCAAATATGCGAATATTTATCTTATCATTATACTATTTTGTGTTCCATTACTAGGTTACATTTGGTATTTTTATACTGATACTCTAGTCTTGCCTTTTGCTTCCCTTATTACTTTATTTTATTATTTATATACGAAAAATAATAAATGGTGGTATTTTATTATTATCGGGTTATTGTTTGCCGTTGGGTATCATATTAAGCCAAATATCATAATTTTATTGCCAGCGATGATTATTCATCAATGTTTCATAAGAAATTGGCGTAAGGTCTTGCTAAATACAATGGTGTTAGCGATTTTCTTTGTAAGTTTAAATGCTGTTTTCACGCCATTATCTAATCATTATGGATTTAAGAAAAATTTGGCTATAGAATTTCCGCAAACGCACTGGGTGATGATGGGGCTTGGTGAGCCAGCAGGTCGTTACAATAGTGAAGACGTGGCTTTTACAAATCAATACAAGACAAAAGAAGAGAAACAAGAAGCGAATATAGAGAAAATAAAAGAACGACTAAAAGAGCATGGGCCCATTGGACTTGCAAAATTATATAATAATAAAATGATAAACACATGGACAGATGGTACACGCGCTTATACGTGGTACACGAATTCTGCATTAGATTATCCAGCTTCATTTGATTATTTCTTTGGAGATAAGCGCTTTTTTACAGAGTTCGCTGCCCAAATGTTCCATATCATTAATTTACTGTTAATATGTTTAGGTGCGTTACGTTTTTATAAAAAAAGAGAACTTGATATATCTTTCTTTATAAATATCACCTTAGTTGGTGTCTGGTTATTTCATTTAATCTGGGAAGCAAATCAGCGTTATATATTATTTGTAACTCCATTAATGATTGTGTCTTCTATTTATGGATTTAAGTTTATTATAGAAAGTTTATTTACAGAAAAAGTAGTTTTAAAAGATAAGTTAAAAAAATCTTTCTTAATTACGAGTTTCCTTATCTTTTTGTTAAGTAGTGTTTTTCTTGCGTTTGGTGGAAAAATGATTGCGACTGATAAACAAGATATTAATCATTATATTGTTAAGCAAAGTTATGCTCATATAGCGTTACCAGTTAATAATAAACAAACTATTTCACAAGAATTTACATCTGATAGTCCTTTTAACTCAATTGACATATATGTGATGAAAAAACCGGAAGCTAGTAGTTCATATCGAATAAAAGTTATCAATGAAACTAATGACACTATAATTTATAATCAAGAGAAAAAAGGTACAGATTTTCCAAATGAGGCTTACCTTAAATTGAGCGTTAACGATAATCCTAAAGGAAATAATAGGTATCGCATCGTAATCTCAGAAGTAGAAAATAGCCATCCAAATCAACCTTTAGTTTTAGGAACCTATTTTGATAATGATTTAGACCTTTACCCATATGGCGATTTGTACGTTAATGATGACAAAAAAGAATACCAAGACATAGGCTTTTTTGTTACAAATACAACCTCAAAACCATTAATGCCAAAATATGCATATATTATGTTTGATTTATGTATCATGCTTGTTTTTGCAGGAACGTATTATGTTTTTAAAAGAAGACGTTAA
- a CDS encoding bifunctional glycosyltransferase/CDP-glycerol:glycerophosphate glycerophosphotransferase, translating to MSKDSNKIIEQSREIGISIIMPLYNVEEVILETLESIHEQTFDSYEVLLIDDGSTDKTIEIVTEYIKDKPRFKLYTQPNGGPASARNHGLRLAIGMYICFVDSDDILPNYSLQLMYDGAISTGAKLITGATKRFNSEGEWFIPMHIQYNIAKPGMKTLLKNPELFYSIGPCAKLYHHSLIDGVFFPENIRYGEDQPFVLHALLQAKDIYTVEKVVYYYRLRDGESQSLTQSVDKDPIRILKSVFQIFDYGEEELKKNNTDYEVALKYYQRVSSVELWGALRAAIESKKSENQKIAFTMTLDWLKTKSDDFLNIIPSFRYFLLFSSIERVRYITKDNKENYRNLIGYLWSRQGEEAKIAFRKTYPIPMKAALQIIENNNWRDARKISFKFIVRRKFKAPILIRKISRGIIFRIATLMPRKKNQVILATERSTTLEGNLLAIYDYMFYNNMPQKVYVFLRKNRNWFEMFQLYYTLGRTKTIVLDDYYNKIYGLKFNKNTHVVQSWHATGAFKKFGFSALEGTDANTEEFETRAHSPYTDVLVSSEGIIPEYMEAFRKQANQIKPIGVPRTDVFFDDEYVNYTKEKYMKMYPQLRDKKILLYAPTFRGGPNERFNYSVVLDIAALKKELGDTHILILKFHPVIKNVSFNVEEDDPFILNLTLNNDINDLMLFSDALITDYSSVIFEFSLMNKPIYFFAYDIDDYLDERGFYFDYKATIPGEVFRDTPSLIEAVKSGLYNYDELEIFKKKFVGSLDGNSTKRFVETYIGKANEEVKDI from the coding sequence ATGAGTAAAGATTCAAATAAAATAATTGAACAAAGCCGAGAAATAGGAATAAGCATAATTATGCCACTTTATAATGTGGAAGAAGTAATACTTGAAACTCTCGAAAGTATTCATGAGCAAACTTTTGATAGTTATGAAGTGTTATTAATTGACGATGGTTCAACAGATAAAACAATAGAAATTGTAACCGAATATATAAAAGATAAGCCACGGTTTAAATTATACACTCAACCAAACGGAGGACCAGCTTCTGCAAGGAACCATGGTTTACGACTTGCAATAGGTATGTATATTTGTTTTGTTGATAGTGATGATATACTGCCTAACTATTCCTTACAACTAATGTATGATGGTGCTATTTCTACAGGGGCAAAACTAATTACTGGAGCAACCAAACGTTTTAATTCAGAGGGCGAATGGTTTATACCAATGCATATTCAATATAATATTGCTAAACCAGGAATGAAAACCTTATTAAAAAATCCTGAGTTGTTTTATTCAATTGGACCATGTGCGAAATTGTATCACCATTCACTAATTGATGGCGTATTTTTCCCAGAGAATATTCGCTACGGGGAAGATCAACCGTTTGTTTTACATGCTTTATTGCAAGCCAAAGATATTTATACAGTAGAAAAAGTTGTTTATTATTATCGTTTACGCGATGGTGAATCGCAATCATTAACGCAATCAGTAGATAAAGATCCAATTCGTATTTTAAAGTCTGTTTTCCAGATTTTTGACTATGGTGAAGAAGAACTGAAAAAAAACAACACTGATTACGAGGTTGCTTTAAAATATTATCAACGCGTTTCTAGTGTGGAGCTTTGGGGAGCGTTACGAGCAGCAATAGAAAGCAAAAAAAGTGAGAACCAAAAAATTGCTTTTACAATGACTTTAGACTGGTTGAAAACAAAATCAGATGACTTTTTAAATATTATCCCTTCATTTAGATACTTCTTGTTATTTAGTAGTATTGAGCGTGTACGTTATATAACGAAAGACAATAAAGAAAACTATCGTAATTTAATTGGTTATTTATGGAGCCGACAAGGGGAAGAAGCTAAAATTGCATTTAGAAAAACTTACCCAATTCCCATGAAGGCTGCTCTACAAATAATTGAAAATAATAATTGGCGTGATGCTCGTAAAATTTCATTTAAATTTATTGTTCGACGCAAGTTTAAAGCTCCAATTTTAATTCGTAAAATAAGTAGAGGGATTATTTTTAGAATTGCTACATTAATGCCACGGAAGAAGAACCAAGTGATATTAGCTACAGAACGTAGCACCACTTTGGAAGGTAATTTATTAGCAATTTATGATTATATGTTTTATAACAATATGCCTCAAAAAGTATATGTGTTTTTACGAAAAAATCGGAATTGGTTTGAAATGTTTCAGCTATATTATACGCTGGGGCGAACGAAAACAATTGTTTTAGATGATTATTACAATAAAATTTACGGTTTGAAATTTAACAAAAATACACATGTTGTGCAGTCATGGCATGCAACAGGCGCATTTAAGAAATTTGGATTTAGTGCGCTGGAAGGTACAGATGCAAATACAGAAGAATTTGAAACTCGTGCGCATTCCCCTTATACTGATGTGCTTGTAAGCTCAGAAGGAATTATTCCGGAATATATGGAAGCTTTTAGAAAACAAGCTAATCAAATTAAACCAATTGGTGTACCTCGAACTGATGTGTTTTTTGATGATGAATATGTGAATTATACAAAAGAAAAATATATGAAAATGTATCCGCAATTGCGCGATAAAAAAATATTGTTATATGCACCTACTTTCCGTGGTGGACCGAATGAGCGTTTTAATTATAGTGTAGTTCTTGATATTGCAGCGTTGAAAAAAGAACTTGGCGATACTCATATCTTAATTTTGAAATTCCATCCGGTTATTAAAAACGTTTCATTCAATGTAGAAGAAGATGATCCGTTTATTTTGAATTTAACGCTAAATAATGATATTAATGACTTAATGTTATTCAGTGATGCGCTTATTACTGATTATTCTTCTGTCATTTTCGAATTTAGTTTGATGAACAAACCGATTTATTTCTTTGCCTACGATATTGATGATTATCTTGATGAACGTGGTTTCTACTTTGATTATAAAGCGACCATTCCTGGTGAAGTGTTTAGAGATACACCATCGCTTATTGAAGCGGTTAAAAGTGGTCTATATAATTACGACGAGTTGGAAATCTTTAAAAAGAAATTTGTTGGTAGTTTGGATGGGAATTCAACGAAACGTTTTGTTGAGACTTATATTGGAAAAGCGAATGAGGAAGTGAAGGATATATGA
- the galU gene encoding UTP--glucose-1-phosphate uridylyltransferase GalU, with translation MRVKKAVIPAAGLGTRFLPATKAMPKEILPIVDKPTIQYIVEEAVASGIEDILIVTGKGKRAIEDHFDSVPELENNLREKNKLELLHLVEQTTNINLHFIRQAKPKGLGDAILQAKGFVGNEPFIVMLGDDIVESKIPCSKQLMNQYEKTHSSVIGVQTVPHEETYRYGIIDPINEYDKNLYNVKGFVEKPDPAKAPSDLAILGRYLLTPQIFDFLETQKPGAGGEIQLTDAINSLNEVQRVFAYDFEGERFDVGDKFGFIQTTMQFALKHPEIKEDVKALIDDLYQQVHKNDKK, from the coding sequence ATGAGAGTAAAAAAAGCTGTAATCCCAGCTGCTGGATTAGGAACACGCTTTCTACCAGCAACTAAAGCAATGCCTAAAGAAATTTTACCTATCGTGGATAAACCAACTATTCAATACATAGTGGAAGAGGCTGTTGCCTCGGGTATAGAGGATATCTTAATCGTAACTGGTAAAGGAAAACGCGCTATCGAAGACCATTTCGATTCCGTGCCTGAACTTGAGAATAATTTGCGTGAAAAAAACAAATTAGAGTTATTACATCTTGTAGAGCAAACAACTAACATTAACTTGCACTTTATCCGTCAAGCAAAACCAAAAGGACTTGGTGATGCCATCCTTCAAGCAAAAGGTTTTGTTGGGAATGAGCCATTTATCGTTATGTTAGGTGATGATATTGTAGAATCCAAAATCCCTTGTTCCAAACAATTGATGAATCAATACGAAAAAACACATAGTTCTGTAATTGGCGTACAAACTGTGCCACATGAGGAAACATATCGTTACGGTATTATTGATCCAATTAATGAATACGATAAGAATTTATACAATGTAAAAGGTTTTGTTGAGAAACCAGATCCTGCCAAAGCACCATCCGATTTAGCAATTCTCGGTCGTTACCTACTAACACCACAAATTTTTGACTTCTTAGAAACTCAAAAGCCTGGTGCAGGCGGCGAAATCCAATTAACAGACGCAATCAATAGCCTAAATGAAGTACAACGCGTATTTGCTTATGACTTTGAAGGCGAACGTTTTGACGTTGGCGATAAATTCGGTTTTATTCAAACTACAATGCAATTCGCGCTAAAACATCCAGAAATCAAAGAGGATGTCAAAGCATTAATTGACGATTTATACCAACAAGTGCATAAAAACGATAAAAAATAA
- a CDS encoding IspD/TarI family cytidylyltransferase, whose translation MIYAQILAGGKGTRMGNVSMPKQFLPLNGKPIIVHTVEKFILNTRFDKILISSPKEWMNHAEDNIKKYISDDRIVVIEGGEDRNETIMNGIRYVEKTFGLNDEDIIVTHDAVRPFLTHRIIEENIDAAIETGAVDTVIEALDTIVESSNHEFITDIPVRDQMYQGQTPQSFNMKKVYNHYQNLSAEKKQILTDACKICLLAGDQVKLVKGEIFNIKITTPYDLKVANAIIQERIAND comes from the coding sequence ATGATATACGCTCAAATTTTAGCTGGAGGAAAAGGTACGCGAATGGGTAACGTTAGCATGCCGAAACAATTTCTACCTCTAAATGGTAAACCAATCATTGTTCATACAGTAGAAAAATTTATTTTAAATACACGATTTGATAAAATTCTTATTTCTTCACCTAAAGAATGGATGAATCATGCTGAAGATAATATTAAAAAATATATTTCTGATGATCGAATTGTCGTAATTGAAGGCGGAGAAGACCGTAATGAAACAATTATGAACGGAATTCGTTATGTCGAAAAAACATTTGGTTTAAACGATGAAGATATTATCGTAACACATGATGCTGTGCGCCCATTTTTAACGCACCGAATTATTGAAGAAAACATTGATGCTGCGATTGAAACAGGCGCTGTAGATACTGTTATTGAAGCACTTGATACAATCGTTGAATCAAGTAATCATGAGTTTATTACAGATATTCCTGTCAGAGATCAAATGTATCAAGGGCAAACACCGCAAAGTTTCAATATGAAAAAAGTGTATAATCATTATCAAAACTTAAGCGCAGAGAAAAAACAAATTTTAACAGACGCATGTAAAATTTGTTTGCTTGCTGGCGATCAGGTGAAGCTTGTTAAAGGCGAGATTTTCAATATAAAAATTACAACTCCATATGATTTGAAAGTAGCGAATGCGATTATTCAGGAGCGGATAGCCAATGATTAA
- a CDS encoding ribitol-5-phosphate dehydrogenase gives MINQVYRLVSERQFEVANVDESLAGDVVVVRPTHLSICAADQRYYTGSRGKEMLSKKLPMALIHEGVGEVVYDATKEFKPGTKVVMIPNTPFENDPVIAENYLRSSKFRSSGYDGLMQDYVFMRRDRVVALPDDINMKVAAFSELISVAVHAILRFEGKSNANRDSFGVWGDGNLGFITSLLLKNWYPESKVYIFGKTPYKLDFFSFVDGAYSIDDVPADLVIDQAFECAGGMGSQYAVSQIIDVIKPEGTISLLGVSEYPIEFNSRMVLEKGLTVYGSSRSGRVDFEKTVEFLSTNKRGVEYLQNLVGEVHTVHSIQDVIEAFEADLRSPWGKSVMEWKI, from the coding sequence ATGATTAATCAAGTATATAGACTTGTGTCAGAGAGACAGTTTGAAGTTGCCAATGTGGACGAATCTTTAGCTGGTGATGTGGTCGTTGTTAGACCTACTCATTTATCTATTTGTGCGGCAGACCAACGCTACTATACAGGTTCTAGAGGAAAAGAAATGCTTTCTAAAAAACTTCCAATGGCGCTTATTCATGAAGGCGTTGGCGAAGTCGTTTATGACGCAACAAAAGAGTTTAAACCTGGAACAAAAGTTGTCATGATTCCGAACACACCATTTGAGAATGATCCAGTCATTGCTGAGAACTATTTACGTTCGAGTAAATTCCGTTCTAGTGGTTATGATGGTTTAATGCAAGATTATGTATTTATGCGTCGTGACCGGGTTGTTGCATTACCTGATGACATCAATATGAAAGTAGCGGCATTTTCTGAGCTTATTTCTGTTGCTGTACATGCGATTTTACGTTTTGAAGGAAAAAGTAACGCTAACCGTGATAGCTTTGGCGTATGGGGTGATGGAAACTTAGGCTTTATCACTTCCTTATTATTAAAAAATTGGTATCCAGAAAGTAAAGTTTACATTTTTGGAAAAACACCATATAAATTAGACTTCTTTTCTTTTGTAGATGGCGCATATTCGATTGATGATGTACCAGCTGATTTAGTCATTGATCAAGCTTTTGAATGTGCTGGAGGAATGGGTAGTCAGTATGCAGTCAGTCAGATTATTGATGTAATTAAACCTGAAGGAACTATTTCGTTACTAGGAGTTTCTGAGTATCCGATTGAATTTAACTCACGTATGGTACTCGAAAAAGGGCTTACAGTTTACGGAAGTAGTCGTAGCGGCCGGGTTGACTTTGAAAAAACAGTAGAATTTCTATCCACGAACAAACGCGGGGTAGAATATTTACAAAACCTAGTTGGTGAAGTGCATACGGTGCATTCGATTCAAGATGTAATCGAAGCCTTTGAAGCTGATTTACGTAGTCCATGGGGCAAAAGCGTTATGGAGTGGAAGATATAA
- a CDS encoding glycosyltransferase family 2 protein, with protein sequence MKFAIIIPFYNAEKRLALSIDSIIKQTYSFLKHVEVLLINDGSTDRSSAIAHSYAEKYPSNIRVFDVPNGGPSKARNIGIHNVQEDTDFVGFLDADDLLSPNMLFSMVNFLEKSAVNMLVPAFYYLDDFGKKQKISPHKLNDRFTNGNRVVAIEKEPQAIHFYIGGTFFRFESLKQFAFDETLKFAEDQLLITKFLLENRSYGLIADAGYYYYRDLKQKGSLVSSAWKQPERYTPFLQKVYQTYLTNSKEIFGEVIPYVQYLIAYHAKLFFYKENIYFKEVLNEQEQEIFVRELQKILQEVGPEMIVALDTPLVVKEMMLSILRNGWPVQFKTAELEEVPLVTVKENYRPGKAVTVELLLEEARETLSDGGEFFANTSVGTAQTKVVKRKTAQTIWDIVVREEGTLEKVMTRLKPYQLKVQVFYQDKNQKITMIDLNVIKSVLGKLKRNKALKRKFKQGGVS encoded by the coding sequence ATGAAATTTGCGATTATAATTCCTTTTTACAATGCGGAAAAAAGGTTGGCTTTATCCATAGATAGTATAATTAAGCAGACTTACAGCTTTTTGAAGCATGTGGAAGTTCTGCTTATTAATGATGGGAGCACGGACCGTAGTAGTGCGATTGCTCATAGCTATGCCGAAAAATATCCGAGTAATATTCGCGTTTTTGATGTCCCGAATGGTGGTCCTTCTAAGGCGAGAAATATTGGAATACATAATGTACAAGAAGACACTGACTTTGTAGGATTTTTAGATGCAGATGATCTGTTATCGCCAAATATGCTTTTTAGTATGGTGAACTTCCTAGAAAAATCAGCTGTTAATATGCTTGTCCCAGCTTTTTATTATTTAGATGATTTTGGGAAAAAACAAAAAATTTCTCCACATAAATTAAATGACCGTTTCACAAATGGAAATCGAGTTGTAGCGATTGAAAAAGAACCGCAAGCAATTCATTTTTATATTGGCGGTACTTTTTTTCGTTTCGAAAGTTTGAAGCAATTTGCCTTTGATGAAACGCTTAAATTTGCGGAAGATCAGCTTTTAATTACGAAATTTTTGCTTGAAAATAGAAGTTACGGATTGATTGCCGATGCTGGTTACTATTACTATCGTGATTTAAAGCAAAAAGGTTCTTTAGTAAGTTCAGCTTGGAAGCAACCGGAAAGATATACGCCATTTTTACAAAAGGTGTACCAAACTTATTTAACAAACTCTAAAGAAATTTTTGGCGAAGTGATTCCATATGTGCAGTATTTAATCGCGTACCATGCCAAGTTGTTTTTTTATAAAGAAAACATTTATTTTAAAGAAGTATTAAATGAGCAGGAACAAGAAATCTTTGTGCGTGAATTACAGAAAATATTACAAGAAGTTGGTCCGGAGATGATTGTAGCACTGGATACACCACTTGTTGTAAAAGAAATGATGCTTTCAATTTTGCGAAACGGCTGGCCAGTACAGTTTAAGACGGCAGAATTAGAAGAAGTTCCGCTTGTCACAGTAAAAGAAAATTACCGTCCTGGAAAAGCTGTAACAGTGGAACTCTTACTAGAAGAGGCGCGGGAAACTTTATCAGATGGCGGAGAATTCTTTGCTAATACATCTGTAGGTACGGCGCAAACAAAAGTAGTAAAACGAAAAACAGCCCAAACAATTTGGGATATTGTTGTTCGTGAAGAGGGGACACTTGAAAAAGTGATGACACGGTTAAAACCATATCAATTGAAAGTCCAAGTGTTTTACCAAGATAAAAATCAAAAAATAACAATGATAGATTTAAATGTCATCAAGAGTGTGTTAGGAAAATTAAAAAGAAATAAAGCTTTAAAGCGAAAGTTTAAACAGGGGGGAGTATCCTGA
- a CDS encoding CDP-glycerol glycerophosphotransferase family protein: protein MKFVQKIYYFLFKLVGFLPRRKELVMFESFSGKQYSCNPRAIFEYMEEHNPEYELLWSVNPKYVDLFEAHGVPYVKRFSVNWLFKMGLAKYWISNSRLPLELPKPKKTIYVQTWHGTPLKKLGVDIDEVHMPGQTTEQYKADFVKEAQKWDYLISPNAYSSTIFRRAFGFTGEMIESGYPRNDILFSADKELKIANIKMALNIPEDKKVILYAPTWRDNDFYEIGKYKFDLKIDIAKMQEKFGDEVVLLVRMHYLVAEHFDFTQYGDFVRDASKHEDIRDLYLVSDLLITDYSSVFFDYANLKRPMLFYTYDLAEYRDTLRGFYFDFEQNAPGPLVETNDALMAEIEIMLENPPQIADSFLEQFCTWEDGHAAEKTVKKVFAEK from the coding sequence ATGAAGTTTGTACAAAAAATATATTATTTCCTATTTAAGCTAGTAGGATTTTTACCTCGAAGAAAAGAATTAGTGATGTTTGAAAGCTTTTCTGGGAAGCAATATAGTTGTAATCCACGTGCTATTTTTGAATATATGGAAGAGCATAATCCAGAATACGAGTTGTTGTGGAGTGTAAATCCGAAGTATGTTGATTTGTTTGAAGCGCACGGGGTACCGTATGTTAAGCGTTTTTCTGTTAATTGGTTGTTTAAAATGGGCTTAGCTAAATATTGGATTTCTAATAGTAGACTGCCGCTTGAGCTACCAAAACCGAAAAAAACTATTTATGTACAAACGTGGCACGGAACGCCTTTGAAAAAACTAGGTGTCGACATCGATGAAGTACATATGCCTGGCCAAACAACCGAACAATACAAGGCTGATTTTGTGAAAGAGGCGCAGAAGTGGGATTATTTAATTTCACCTAATGCGTATTCTAGTACGATTTTCAGACGTGCATTTGGTTTCACTGGGGAAATGATTGAGTCTGGCTATCCGAGAAATGATATTTTATTTAGTGCGGATAAAGAGTTGAAAATCGCTAATATCAAAATGGCCTTAAATATTCCAGAAGATAAGAAAGTTATTTTATATGCGCCAACTTGGCGTGATAATGATTTTTACGAAATCGGAAAATATAAGTTTGATTTAAAGATTGATATTGCCAAAATGCAAGAAAAATTCGGTGATGAAGTCGTTCTGTTAGTTCGGATGCATTATCTCGTAGCCGAACATTTTGATTTCACGCAGTATGGTGATTTTGTACGAGATGCTTCCAAACATGAAGATATTAGAGATTTGTATTTAGTGAGCGATTTATTAATTACTGATTATTCTTCCGTATTTTTTGATTATGCTAATTTAAAAAGACCAATGTTGTTCTATACGTATGATTTGGCTGAATATCGCGATACACTTAGAGGCTTTTACTTTGACTTTGAACAAAATGCCCCAGGACCACTTGTTGAAACGAATGATGCTTTAATGGCAGAAATAGAAATCATGCTTGAAAATCCGCCTCAAATTGCAGATAGCTTTTTAGAACAATTCTGTACTTGGGAAGACGGGCACGCAGCAGAGAAAACAGTGAAAAAAGTTTTTGCTGAAAAATAG